The Antarcticibacterium flavum genome contains the following window.
AAAAACTAAAACCGAAAAAGGAAATAGACTGTGATTGTGAAACTGATGAAAAGCCAAAATTCATTCAGAGTAAAAAGTTTTTAGGAATTGTTACAGCATTCGCAATTGTAATGCTTGCCTTTCCTTACTATGCACATATTTTCTACCCTAAGACAGAAAAACAAGTAATAGTAGTTGACAAATCAAATTTACAGACCGTTGAGTTTACTATCAGCGGAATGACTTGTGCAGGATGCGAAGAACACGTAAACCACGAAGTGAACAAACTTTCAGGAATAATCAAATCAACTGCTTCATACGAGAGTGGAAACGCAATTGTAGAGTTTGACAACTCAAAAACGAATATAGTCGAAATCGAAACAGCAATTAACGGAACAGGATATTCAGTAACAGACAAAAAGGAAAAATAAAATGGAAATAAAATTGCAATCAACAATCACTTGCCCCAACTGCGGACACAAAAAAGAAGAAACAATGCCGACAGATGCTTGCCAATACTTTTACGAGTGCGAAAACTGCAAAACTGTATTGAAACCACAACAAGGAGACTGCTGTGTTTATTGCAGTTATGGGAGCGAGAAATGTCCACCAATTCAACAAGACGAGAAATGTTGCTGACCGAAGAAAAAAAGCCCGAACCGCTAACAATGTATATACAAAATAGGCGAAATAGCAGTAAA
Protein-coding sequences here:
- the merTP gene encoding mercuric transport protein MerTP, which translates into the protein MKKDNKLIGAGILTAFAASLCCITPVLALIAGTSGLAASFSWLEPFRPYLIGLTILVLGFAWYQKLKPKKEIDCDCETDEKPKFIQSKKFLGIVTAFAIVMLAFPYYAHIFYPKTEKQVIVVDKSNLQTVEFTISGMTCAGCEEHVNHEVNKLSGIIKSTASYESGNAIVEFDNSKTNIVEIETAINGTGYSVTDKKEK
- a CDS encoding GDCCVxC domain-containing (seleno)protein, giving the protein MEIKLQSTITCPNCGHKKEETMPTDACQYFYECENCKTVLKPQQGDCCVYCSYGSEKCPPIQQDEKCC